Proteins co-encoded in one Candidatus Poribacteria bacterium genomic window:
- a CDS encoding sensor histidine kinase — protein sequence MTAWVLFGAGIAVGVVLAVAAARWMRRTATATGSDPAPPPMERIARGLAHEIRNPLNSMSITLQLLEEDLSGDEPPDCEGIRRQVTRVRGEIQRLEVILSDFLRYARQSHAELEPVQIGSVLHEVLDFVEPEADRLGVEIVREIDSTQPQMADPLLLKQAFLNLVLNAFQVMGDGGTLTVRGEQSVHGVDVVVRDTGGGIADEARARIFEPFFSTKKEGTGLGLAVVKQVSDLHGARIDVKSQPGQGTTFTLHFPSRPGTGGGSHD from the coding sequence GTGACCGCATGGGTCCTGTTTGGCGCGGGGATCGCCGTCGGCGTCGTGCTCGCCGTTGCGGCGGCACGCTGGATGCGGCGTACTGCGACCGCAACTGGCTCGGACCCCGCGCCGCCGCCCATGGAACGGATCGCGCGAGGTCTCGCCCACGAGATCCGCAACCCCCTCAACAGTATGAGCATCACGCTGCAGTTGCTTGAGGAGGACCTGTCCGGCGATGAGCCGCCGGACTGCGAAGGCATTCGTCGCCAGGTGACCCGAGTACGGGGCGAGATCCAGCGTCTGGAGGTCATCCTCAGCGACTTCCTCCGATACGCGCGCCAATCGCACGCCGAGCTCGAACCGGTGCAGATCGGGAGCGTTCTTCACGAGGTGCTCGACTTCGTCGAGCCTGAAGCCGATCGTCTCGGCGTCGAGATCGTGCGGGAGATCGACTCGACGCAGCCGCAGATGGCGGACCCGCTGCTCCTCAAGCAGGCATTCCTCAACCTCGTCCTCAACGCGTTTCAGGTGATGGGCGACGGCGGGACGCTCACGGTGCGCGGGGAGCAGTCCGTGCACGGCGTCGATGTCGTCGTACGAGATACCGGCGGGGGGATCGCAGACGAGGCGCGCGCGAGGATCTTCGAGCCGTTCTTCTCGACGAAGAAGGAGGGCACGGGGCTGGGTCTCGCGGTGGTGAAGCAGGTGTCAGACCTGCACGGCGCGCGGATCGACGTCAAGAGCCAACCGGGTCAAGGTACGACCTTCACGCTGCACTTCCCGAGTCGTCCCGGCACGGGTGGAGGAAGCCATGACTGA
- a CDS encoding sigma-54-dependent Fis family transcriptional regulator: MTEPIVMIVDDDDTELDAMRRIFRNEGYRILAAENGDQALRLLEENDVAALLTDLKMPGMDGQELLRRAKERCPDVQVIVITGYGTIAGAVEAVQAGAVDFLEKPLNIAATRLRVRKAVERHDLVRRNSALREQVDDLYAPENMIGRSPKMQEVYRKLRRVAPTSATVLILGESGTGKELVARAIHALSPRKDRRFLPFNCAAVTRELVESELFGYNRGAFTGASRDKPGYFEEANGGTLLLDEIGEMTLEAQAKLLRVLEEREIMRVGATKATPIDVRIVAATNRNLREAVQDGSFREDLYHRLVVFPIELPPLRERREDIPVLAEHFLKQATQEYGSGPMRWDADALRQLQAYRWEGNVRELRNLVFQLVLTVEGDTIRSSDLPANVAIGDKPDGELFRVGASMDDLEREAILRTLEATGGNKTQAAKMLGMALRTLYRRLESYGIATSDADSGSE, encoded by the coding sequence ATGACTGAGCCGATCGTCATGATTGTCGATGACGATGACACGGAACTCGATGCGATGCGCCGCATCTTCCGCAACGAGGGATACCGGATCCTCGCCGCCGAGAACGGCGATCAGGCGCTCCGACTGCTCGAGGAGAATGACGTCGCCGCGCTGCTGACCGACCTGAAGATGCCCGGCATGGACGGTCAGGAGCTTCTCCGACGAGCGAAGGAGCGTTGTCCTGACGTGCAGGTCATCGTCATCACTGGGTACGGGACCATCGCTGGCGCGGTCGAGGCGGTTCAGGCTGGGGCGGTGGATTTCCTGGAGAAGCCGCTCAACATCGCGGCGACGCGCCTTCGTGTCCGAAAGGCGGTCGAACGCCATGACCTGGTGCGCCGGAACTCCGCGCTACGCGAACAAGTGGATGACCTCTACGCGCCGGAGAACATGATCGGGCGGTCGCCCAAGATGCAGGAGGTGTACCGGAAGCTGCGCCGCGTCGCGCCGACTTCTGCGACGGTCCTCATCCTGGGCGAAAGCGGCACGGGGAAGGAGCTCGTCGCGCGGGCGATCCACGCGCTGAGCCCCCGCAAGGACCGGCGGTTCCTGCCGTTCAACTGCGCGGCGGTGACGCGGGAGCTCGTCGAGAGCGAGTTGTTCGGCTACAACCGTGGGGCGTTCACGGGAGCCTCCCGCGACAAGCCGGGGTACTTCGAGGAAGCCAACGGCGGCACGCTGCTGCTCGACGAGATCGGCGAGATGACGCTCGAGGCGCAGGCGAAGCTGCTGCGCGTGCTCGAGGAACGCGAGATCATGCGCGTCGGCGCGACGAAGGCGACCCCCATCGATGTGCGGATCGTCGCGGCGACGAACCGCAACCTGCGCGAAGCCGTTCAGGACGGCTCCTTCCGCGAGGACCTCTATCACCGGCTGGTCGTGTTCCCCATCGAACTGCCGCCCTTGCGCGAGCGGCGCGAGGACATCCCCGTCCTTGCAGAGCATTTCCTCAAGCAGGCGACGCAGGAGTACGGGTCGGGACCCATGCGGTGGGATGCCGATGCCTTGCGGCAGCTCCAAGCCTACCGATGGGAAGGGAACGTGCGCGAGCTGCGGAACCTGGTGTTCCAACTCGTCTTGACTGTCGAGGGTGACACGATTCGGAGTTCCGACCTGCCCGCCAACGTCGCCATCGGAGACAAGCCGGACGGCGAGTTGTTCCGCGTCGGCGCGTCGATGGATGACCTGGAGCGCGAGGCGATCCTGCGGACGCTTGAGGCAACAGGCGGGAACAAGACGCAGGCAGCCAAGATGCTGGGAATGGCGCTCCGCACCCTCTATCGCAGGCTGGAGAGCTACGGCATCGCGACCTCTGACGCCGACTCGGGCTCGGAGTAG
- the secF gene encoding protein translocase subunit SecF — MTGTINFLGVRRAAMTVSLAVILGGVASLVVKGGPNLGIDFRGGAHIVAKFSEPVTPSDVASTLQNAAIARPKIVVAPGNEVLIDTVVEEAGTGQKIVQALQGAHAIEDISITEVGANVGRDLRRIGILATILSLGLMLVYISLRFQWRFAVGAVVATAHDVAITVGLFSVLNLEINLPTLAAFLTVVGYSVNDTIVIFDRIRENQRILRGVRLEDVMNSSITQTLSRTLLTSLLTLFVVVVIFLESGPGELRTFSLALIFGIIIGTFSSIYIASPVVLMLQPKTSLAD, encoded by the coding sequence GTGACCGGTACGATCAACTTCCTGGGCGTGCGTCGGGCTGCGATGACCGTGTCGTTGGCGGTGATTCTGGGCGGCGTCGCGTCGCTGGTCGTCAAGGGGGGCCCAAACCTCGGTATCGACTTCCGAGGCGGGGCGCATATCGTCGCGAAGTTCAGCGAGCCCGTCACGCCGTCCGATGTCGCGTCGACGTTGCAGAACGCCGCGATCGCGCGACCGAAGATCGTGGTCGCGCCCGGCAACGAGGTGCTGATCGATACGGTGGTCGAAGAAGCCGGGACGGGGCAGAAGATCGTCCAGGCGCTTCAGGGCGCACACGCGATCGAGGACATCAGCATCACGGAAGTCGGCGCAAACGTGGGACGGGACCTGCGGCGCATCGGGATCCTCGCTACGATCCTGTCGCTGGGGCTGATGCTGGTTTACATCTCGCTCCGGTTCCAGTGGCGCTTCGCCGTCGGGGCGGTCGTCGCGACCGCGCACGATGTCGCCATCACGGTCGGGCTCTTCTCGGTGCTGAACCTCGAGATCAACCTGCCCACGCTCGCGGCGTTCCTGACGGTCGTGGGCTACTCCGTGAACGATACGATCGTCATCTTCGACCGGATCCGCGAGAACCAGCGAATCCTGCGCGGCGTGCGGCTCGAGGACGTGATGAACTCGAGCATCACGCAGACGCTGAGCCGGACGCTGTTGACGTCGTTGCTCACGCTGTTCGTGGTCGTGGTCATCTTCCTCGAATCGGGGCCCGGAGAGCTGCGAACCTTCTCGCTCGCGCTCATCTTCGGGATCATCATCGGAACGTTCTCCTCGATCTACATCGCCAGTCCGGTCGTCCTCATGCTTCAGCCGAAGACGTCGCTGGCAGACTAG